One region of Acidimicrobiales bacterium genomic DNA includes:
- the trpC gene encoding indole-3-glycerol phosphate synthase TrpC, with protein sequence MATYLDRILAAHRARAAADRRDLADLYEQARAAPAARPFSKNLRAGDDISVIAEIKRASPSKGMLAPDLDPAALAAAYERGGAAALSVLTDVEFFSGSADDLKKARAAVELPVLRKDFTVSASDVLDARIMGADAVLLIVAALSTSELADLITVARSVGLEALVEVHDEEEAGLALETGATLVGVNQRDLVTFDVDTRRAVRVAGVLPAGVVRVAESGVASADDVKPLADAGFDAVLVGESLVRSPDPERAVRELRTSEKTAR encoded by the coding sequence ATGGCCACGTACCTAGACCGGATCTTGGCGGCGCATCGCGCCCGCGCCGCCGCCGATCGCAGGGATCTGGCCGACTTGTACGAGCAGGCGCGGGCGGCCCCAGCGGCGCGTCCGTTTTCCAAGAATTTGCGCGCCGGCGACGACATATCGGTCATCGCCGAGATCAAGCGAGCCAGCCCGAGCAAGGGCATGCTCGCCCCGGACCTGGACCCCGCCGCCCTGGCAGCAGCGTACGAGCGCGGAGGCGCCGCGGCACTCTCGGTTCTGACCGACGTCGAGTTCTTCTCCGGGTCGGCCGACGACCTGAAGAAGGCCCGGGCCGCCGTCGAGTTGCCGGTGTTGCGCAAGGACTTCACCGTGTCCGCCTCCGACGTCCTCGATGCTCGCATCATGGGTGCCGACGCAGTGCTGCTCATCGTCGCGGCTCTGTCGACGTCCGAACTTGCTGACCTCATCACGGTGGCCAGGTCGGTCGGTCTCGAGGCGCTCGTCGAAGTACACGACGAAGAGGAGGCCGGCTTGGCGCTCGAGACGGGTGCGACCCTCGTCGGCGTCAACCAGCGAGACCTGGTGACTTTCGATGTGGACACTCGGCGTGCTGTCCGTGTCGCCGGCGTGCTGCCGGCCGGTGTCGTACGCGTCGCGGAGTCGGGTGTCGCGTCGGCCGACGATGTGAAGCCGCTCGCGGACGCGGGATTCGACGCTGTCCTCGTTGGCGAGTCTCTGGTTCGCTCGCCGGATCCGGAGCGCGCCGTACGCGAGTTGCGCACGTCGGAGAAGACGGCACGCTGA